From the genome of Atribacterota bacterium, one region includes:
- a CDS encoding DUF1844 domain-containing protein produces the protein MNNEKDKGSQNEKNNNLKIYPHMLPLTTLFIWFIGILNGKAWEHLGLMMNPETKEIKQDLIKAKISIDSIEFLQNKIKNELNIEDKKQIEDMLANLQINYVEKYQESKKTIQKEEGS, from the coding sequence ATGAATAATGAAAAAGATAAGGGCTCTCAGAATGAGAAGAACAATAACCTAAAAATATATCCACATATGCTTCCGTTAACAACTTTATTTATTTGGTTTATTGGGATATTAAATGGTAAAGCCTGGGAACATTTGGGTTTAATGATGAATCCTGAAACAAAAGAAATTAAACAGGATTTAATCAAAGCCAAGATATCTATTGATAGTATTGAATTTTTACAAAATAAGATTAAGAATGAACTTAATATAGAAGATAAAAAACAGATAGAAGATATGTTAGCTAATTTACAAATAAATTATGTTGAAAAATATCAAGAAAGTAAAAAAACTATTCAAAAAGAAGAAGGTAGTTAA
- the ispF gene encoding 2-C-methyl-D-erythritol 2,4-cyclodiphosphate synthase has protein sequence MRIGFGYDIHPLKKGKKLILGGVKIDSERGLEGYSDADVVIHAVIDALLGASGQGDIGLHFPTNEIKWKNISSMILLSNIYKLIKRKKYRINNIDITIVLEKPKLLNYYPDMKRNIAKILKINEDYINIKATTNEGMGIIGKGNGIAAFCVALLEKIVN, from the coding sequence ATGAGAATTGGATTTGGTTATGATATACATCCTTTAAAAAAGGGGAAAAAATTGATCCTTGGTGGAGTTAAAATAGACTCTGAAAGAGGTTTAGAAGGATATTCTGATGCTGATGTAGTTATTCATGCTGTTATTGATGCTTTATTAGGAGCTTCTGGACAGGGAGATATCGGTTTGCATTTCCCGACAAATGAAATAAAATGGAAAAACATATCGAGCATGATTTTACTAAGCAACATCTACAAATTAATAAAAAGAAAAAAATATAGAATAAATAATATTGATATTACTATTGTTCTGGAAAAACCTAAATTATTAAATTATTATCCTGATATGAAGAGGAATATAGCAAAGATATTAAAAATAAATGAAGATTATATAAATATCAAAGCCACTACGAATGAAGGAATGGGTATTATTGGTAAAGGAAATGGTATTGCTGCATTTTGTGTTGCTTTATTAGAGAAAATAGTTAATTAA
- the ispE gene encoding 4-(cytidine 5'-diphospho)-2-C-methyl-D-erythritol kinase — MVENVLKLKSYAKINLYLYIERKLSNGYHNIENIMQTIDLYDDIYLKQTDNPGIFIECNNPEVPIGNNSIIYKATEILMKSINKGIRISINKRIPIAAGLGGGSSNVGTILIGLCKLFNLKLNSSQIIAISTKFGMDIPFFIVRGTIFARGRGELIVPLKPIFPSIPLILINPGIKIPTKWAYHLFDKFIGNNTRTTIDISNLLNKKEAIKPIEIHRIIYNSFDSVLSKEYPIIEQMKNRLKSLGSVVVNISGSGPTVYGIFKQQKEIIQAYHKIKDEYPFVCKTQTVQADRIFL, encoded by the coding sequence ATGGTAGAAAATGTCCTAAAATTAAAAAGCTATGCCAAAATAAATTTATATTTATATATTGAACGAAAATTAAGTAATGGCTACCATAATATAGAAAATATTATGCAAACTATAGATTTGTATGATGACATATACCTTAAACAAACAGATAATCCAGGTATTTTTATTGAATGTAATAATCCAGAAGTGCCTATAGGTAATAATAGTATAATTTATAAAGCCACTGAAATATTAATGAAAAGTATAAATAAGGGAATAAGGATTTCTATTAATAAACGCATACCAATTGCCGCTGGATTGGGTGGAGGATCATCAAATGTAGGCACCATTTTAATAGGCCTTTGTAAACTTTTTAATTTAAAATTAAACTCATCTCAAATTATTGCTATATCAACCAAATTTGGAATGGATATACCTTTTTTTATAGTTAGAGGTACCATCTTTGCTAGAGGCAGAGGGGAATTAATTGTTCCACTTAAACCCATTTTTCCATCTATTCCTTTAATATTAATTAATCCTGGAATAAAGATTCCAACTAAATGGGCTTATCATCTTTTTGATAAATTCATTGGTAATAATACTAGAACTACTATAGATATTTCTAATCTTTTAAACAAGAAGGAAGCAATCAAGCCTATTGAAATACATAGAATTATTTATAATAGCTTTGATTCTGTTCTTTCTAAAGAATACCCTATAATTGAACAAATGAAAAATAGATTAAAAAGTTTAGGTTCAGTAGTTGTTAATATATCAGGAAGTGGTCCAACAGTATATGGAATTTTTAAACAGCAGAAAGAGATAATTCAAGCTTATCATAAAATTAAAGATGAATATCCCTTTGTCTGTAAAACACAAACAGTGCAAGCTGATAGAATTTTTTTATAG
- the ispD gene encoding 2-C-methyl-D-erythritol 4-phosphate cytidylyltransferase, giving the protein MKNFAIIAAAGNGKRLYSYNSKMLVPILGKPLLSYTLDKFEEAKKIDDIILVIRSQDRKKIEREIIKKNNYSKIKTIIMGGTTRQESVFNGLMAIKENDGIVCIHDGARPLLKKWMIDETIKMIDIFDGIILAIPAVETIKKVILSEMAVDRTVDRDKFWIVQTPQTFRLGHIKEFYQRAMKENIQVTDDSAILEYYGGKVGILRGSEENIKVTTKVDLLLAEALIKKYSCLK; this is encoded by the coding sequence ATGAAAAATTTTGCCATCATTGCTGCAGCCGGAAATGGAAAGAGATTATACAGTTATAACAGCAAGATGTTAGTGCCGATTTTGGGGAAGCCCCTTCTTTCTTACACCTTAGATAAGTTTGAAGAGGCGAAAAAAATTGATGATATTATACTGGTAATTAGATCTCAAGACCGAAAAAAAATTGAACGAGAAATAATTAAGAAGAATAATTATAGTAAAATTAAGACCATCATTATGGGTGGCACTACCAGACAGGAGTCAGTATTTAATGGATTGATGGCTATTAAGGAAAATGATGGAATTGTTTGTATTCATGATGGTGCTCGTCCATTGTTAAAGAAATGGATGATAGATGAAACAATAAAGATGATTGATATTTTTGATGGAATAATTCTCGCTATCCCAGCTGTTGAAACTATTAAGAAGGTGATATTGTCAGAAATGGCAGTAGATAGAACGGTTGACAGAGATAAGTTCTGGATTGTTCAAACACCTCAGACATTTAGATTAGGTCACATTAAAGAATTTTACCAAAGGGCAATGAAAGAAAATATCCAGGTTACTGATGATTCTGCCATTTTAGAGTATTATGGTGGAAAAGTTGGTATTCTCCGTGGTTCTGAAGAAAATATTAAGGTTACAACGAAAGTTGATCTGTTGTTAGCCGAAGCTTTAATTAAAAAATATTCTTGTTTAAAATAA
- a CDS encoding SpoIVB peptidase S55 domain-containing protein, protein MIFLNKNQLYKPLVWKFFYILLISIVFNISIPIYAITENYGEFITIDEIHSGMKGIGKTVFSGIKIEEFEVEVIDVIHGTGISHPYILVKLSGDKIDNNGGISAGMSGSPVYFEGKLAGAISHAWEMSEHNLCLITPIDMMLTLFDYIGKEKQNVYSNASINSAIISLDFNENLKIKLTDLEAILNSIYNFRYIQSPLLIGGFRERASDYIKNNLQEYGITLIQTISEFPDISNELEINTGMKKILPGSAVGVQLSTGDVSAISIGTATYCKDNYVLAFGHPFLHHGNVSYLFSAVYIYHSFPSIVMPFKIGSPYLLLGEVIQDRNAGILARINRFPSIVSCKINVFDSDRDMNIASGTKVIPQKEIVQSIVPALLIQSVDNAIDRIGQGTANIKFSLRYNDAGKILHYDNIFFSENDIAVEISQDLNNLFDLLYNNFYERIDLNEIVINVTIKEHNQKAIIKEVKLDIKECHPGDIIEIPIIITPFRQADEEKMVQIKLPDDITAGSAVVIVRGGSSKEEISGKSIPQDNQNYLLNGWPEIEKYLKEKEKNNQIIAEVVLFNDNERPNLMIRNDTDDIKNNLKVILDTNFVIEGYHEIFLNIKNKNINETE, encoded by the coding sequence ATGATATTTTTGAATAAAAACCAATTATATAAACCTTTAGTTTGGAAATTTTTTTATATTCTATTAATATCCATAGTTTTCAATATTTCTATTCCCATATATGCAATTACTGAAAACTATGGAGAATTTATTACAATTGATGAAATACATTCTGGAATGAAAGGAATAGGTAAAACAGTATTTTCAGGTATAAAAATAGAGGAATTTGAAGTTGAGGTTATAGATGTTATTCACGGAACAGGAATTTCCCATCCTTATATATTAGTAAAATTAAGTGGAGATAAAATTGATAATAATGGTGGAATTTCCGCAGGTATGAGTGGAAGTCCGGTCTATTTCGAAGGAAAATTAGCTGGAGCAATATCGCATGCCTGGGAAATGAGCGAACACAACTTATGTCTTATAACTCCAATAGATATGATGTTAACTCTGTTTGATTATATAGGAAAAGAAAAACAGAATGTGTATTCTAATGCCTCTATCAATAGTGCTATTATTTCTTTAGACTTTAATGAAAACCTAAAAATAAAATTAACAGATTTAGAAGCAATATTAAATTCAATATACAATTTTCGATATATTCAATCACCTCTATTAATTGGTGGTTTTAGAGAGCGAGCTAGCGATTATATAAAAAATAATCTACAGGAATATGGAATTACTTTAATACAAACCATATCTGAATTTCCAGATATTAGTAATGAGTTAGAAATTAATACTGGTATGAAAAAAATATTACCTGGATCAGCTGTTGGAGTGCAGTTATCTACAGGTGATGTTAGCGCTATTAGCATAGGGACAGCCACTTATTGTAAAGATAATTATGTATTAGCATTTGGACATCCTTTCTTGCATCATGGTAATGTATCTTATCTTTTTTCTGCCGTTTATATTTATCATAGCTTCCCCAGTATTGTAATGCCCTTTAAAATTGGTTCACCCTATCTTTTGTTAGGAGAAGTGATACAAGATAGAAATGCGGGTATCTTAGCTAGAATAAATAGATTTCCTAGCATTGTTTCTTGTAAAATAAATGTGTTTGATTCCGATCGAGATATGAATATTGCCAGTGGAACAAAAGTAATACCACAAAAAGAAATTGTACAAAGCATTGTACCAGCCCTTTTGATTCAATCTGTTGATAATGCTATTGATAGAATAGGTCAAGGAACAGCAAATATTAAGTTTTCTCTTAGATACAATGATGCGGGAAAAATATTACACTATGATAATATTTTTTTCAGTGAAAATGATATAGCAGTAGAAATCAGTCAAGATTTAAACAACTTATTTGATTTATTGTATAATAATTTCTATGAAAGAATAGATTTAAATGAAATTGTAATTAATGTTACCATAAAAGAGCATAACCAAAAAGCTATTATTAAAGAGGTAAAATTAGATATTAAAGAATGTCATCCAGGGGATATTATTGAAATCCCGATTATAATTACTCCTTTTAGACAAGCTGATGAAGAAAAAATGGTTCAGATAAAACTACCTGATGATATAACTGCTGGTAGTGCTGTAGTAATAGTCAGAGGAGGCTCATCAAAAGAAGAGATAAGTGGTAAATCTATTCCCCAAGATAATCAGAATTATTTGTTAAATGGTTGGCCAGAGATTGAAAAATACCTAAAGGAAAAGGAGAAAAATAACCAGATAATTGCAGAAGTTGTTCTGTTTAATGATAATGAAAGGCCGAACTTAATGATTAGAAATGATACGGATGATATTAAAAATAACTTAAAGGTTATCCTGGATACTAATTTTGTTATAGAAGGATATCATGAGATATTCTTAAATATTAAGAATAAGAATATTAATGAAACGGAGTAA
- a CDS encoding rod shape-determining protein, with protein sequence MLGMDKSLGIDLGTVSVLIYQKGKGIVLQEPSVVSIYRDTGKVFAVGKDAKEMIGKTPSNIIALEPLKAGVIADYDVTEKMLTYFIKKVSSNSRLFRPQVVICVPAGGTEVEKRAALEAAIQAGAKKAYLVEESISAAIGAGLDISEPYGNMVVDVGGGTTDIAVISLGGIVESESLRIAGNNFDEDIIKYIKNKYNLMIGEKTAENLKIEIGTAMEPENEMFAEIRGRDLISGLPKTIEVGSSEVLEAISKSLEAILDSIRMVLERTPPELAADIADKGMVLTGGGSLLRNFDVLLTKVNKIPAYVAENPISCVALGAGKVLDQIHLLKQGLISSSHR encoded by the coding sequence ATGCTAGGAATGGATAAAAGTTTAGGAATTGATTTAGGGACAGTTAGTGTATTAATTTATCAAAAAGGCAAAGGAATAGTATTGCAAGAACCTTCTGTTGTATCAATATATCGTGATACTGGAAAAGTATTTGCTGTAGGTAAAGATGCTAAAGAAATGATAGGTAAAACTCCTAGTAATATCATTGCTTTAGAACCTTTGAAAGCAGGGGTAATAGCTGATTATGATGTAACTGAAAAAATGTTAACGTATTTTATAAAAAAAGTATCTTCTAATTCTAGATTATTTCGACCACAAGTAGTAATATGTGTTCCGGCGGGCGGTACTGAGGTAGAAAAGAGAGCAGCCTTAGAAGCTGCGATTCAAGCTGGTGCTAAGAAAGCTTATCTAGTAGAGGAATCTATCTCTGCTGCAATTGGTGCCGGATTAGATATTAGCGAACCTTATGGCAATATGGTTGTTGATGTGGGGGGAGGAACAACAGATATTGCAGTCATTTCCTTAGGTGGAATTGTAGAGAGTGAGTCATTGAGAATAGCAGGTAATAATTTTGATGAAGATATAATAAAATATATTAAAAACAAATATAACTTAATGATTGGTGAAAAAACTGCTGAAAATTTAAAAATCGAAATTGGTACAGCAATGGAACCAGAAAATGAAATGTTTGCTGAAATTAGAGGAAGAGATCTTATTTCAGGATTGCCTAAAACTATAGAAGTAGGTTCATCAGAGGTGCTAGAGGCAATTTCAAAAAGTTTAGAAGCAATACTAGATTCTATTAGAATGGTTTTGGAAAGAACACCACCAGAATTAGCTGCTGATATTGCTGATAAGGGAATGGTGCTAACCGGTGGAGGTTCATTATTGAGAAATTTTGATGTTTTACTGACCAAAGTAAATAAAATACCAGCTTATGTTGCTGAAAATCCAATATCTTGTGTTGCTTTAGGAGCTGGTAAGGTATTGGATCAGATACATTTACTGAAACAGGGATTAATCAGTAGCAGCCATCGTTAA
- the murA gene encoding UDP-N-acetylglucosamine 1-carboxyvinyltransferase, with protein MKELQNQDKFLISGGIPLQGIVVIDGAKNSTLSIMAACLLTSEISILENVPQLKDVYSMIEVIKTLGIKVEWKDSSTLYIDPDDFNNYEAPYELVKTMRASFLVMGPLLARLKKARISLPGGCAIGARPVDFHLKGFRALGANIITEKGYIQAEVKRLSGNDIYFDFPSLGATENIMMAASLADGITMIENAAKDPEVIELGTFLNKMGAKVNGLGTDIVTISGVKKLKGVHYRIIPDRIEAGTYMVAAAITGGTIEIKHVNPYYLKSCIVKLEEAGIKIDTKEDDSVIISNSGILKSVDIKTMPFPGFPTDMQAQFMALMSIANGTSIITENVFENRFAHAGDLRRMGADIKIEGRNSIIKGVKKLSAAPVMASDLRGGAALVLAGLAAEGTTEISRIYHIDRGYVKMEDKLRKLGAKIKRG; from the coding sequence GTGAAAGAATTGCAAAATCAAGATAAGTTTTTAATTAGTGGTGGCATTCCGCTACAAGGTATAGTGGTAATTGATGGTGCAAAAAATTCTACTCTTTCCATAATGGCAGCATGTCTTTTAACAAGTGAGATAAGTATTTTAGAAAATGTACCACAATTAAAAGATGTCTACAGCATGATAGAGGTTATAAAAACTCTTGGAATTAAAGTGGAATGGAAAGATAGTAGTACCTTGTATATAGATCCTGATGATTTTAATAATTACGAAGCACCATATGAATTAGTTAAAACGATGAGGGCTTCTTTTTTAGTAATGGGTCCTTTATTAGCTAGATTAAAAAAAGCCAGGATATCTCTTCCAGGTGGATGTGCCATTGGTGCTAGACCAGTTGACTTTCATTTAAAAGGATTTCGAGCACTCGGAGCAAATATTATTACTGAAAAGGGATATATTCAAGCAGAGGTTAAAAGATTAAGTGGGAATGATATTTATTTTGATTTTCCAAGTCTGGGAGCTACTGAAAACATTATGATGGCTGCTTCATTAGCTGATGGCATTACTATGATTGAAAATGCAGCAAAAGATCCTGAAGTAATCGAACTGGGTACTTTTTTAAATAAAATGGGAGCAAAAGTAAATGGACTTGGTACTGATATTGTCACTATTTCGGGAGTAAAAAAATTAAAAGGTGTTCATTACCGTATTATTCCAGATAGAATTGAAGCAGGAACTTATATGGTAGCGGCTGCAATTACTGGAGGAACCATAGAAATTAAACATGTTAATCCTTATTATCTAAAATCATGTATTGTAAAATTAGAAGAAGCTGGTATAAAGATTGATACTAAAGAGGATGATAGTGTAATTATTTCTAATTCGGGTATTCTAAAATCAGTTGATATAAAAACAATGCCATTTCCGGGATTTCCTACTGATATGCAAGCCCAATTTATGGCTTTAATGTCCATTGCAAATGGTACGAGTATTATTACTGAAAATGTTTTTGAAAATCGTTTTGCTCATGCTGGTGATTTGAGAAGGATGGGAGCAGATATAAAAATCGAAGGTAGAAATAGTATTATCAAAGGTGTAAAAAAACTTAGTGCCGCTCCCGTTATGGCTTCCGATTTAAGAGGTGGCGCTGCCCTGGTTCTGGCAGGATTGGCGGCAGAAGGAACTACTGAAATAAGCAGAATATATCATATTGACAGAGGCTATGTTAAGATGGAAGATAAGTTAAGAAAGCTGGGAGCCAAGATAAAAAGAGGTTAG
- the mtnA gene encoding S-methyl-5-thioribose-1-phosphate isomerase — MITRTIEWKDNKVLMIDQRQLPHKYEILTCTTYYEVIKAIKSMAIRGAPAIGVAAAYGMALAASTIKEKNKTIFINELRKAKIELSKSRPTAVNLFWALEEIWNLVVSSDESIDGLRKKILLKAESLAEQDIKTNYRIGENGLILFQDGDSILTHCNAGSLATVFYGTALGVIRSVFKKKKNIKVYIDETRPVLQGARLTAWELKIDKIPVTLICDSVAGFLMYQRKIDKVIVGADRIAINGDVANKIGTYSISELAKNHSIPFYVAAPISTIDFNIENGKDIPIEERDSLEVTKIMDKKIAPDDIAVYNPAFDVTPNKNITAIITEFGVFKPPYRKTLGSFLAKYIKKEKDW; from the coding sequence ATGATAACAAGAACCATTGAATGGAAAGATAACAAAGTATTGATGATTGATCAAAGGCAATTACCTCATAAATATGAAATATTGACCTGTACAACTTATTATGAGGTTATAAAAGCCATAAAGAGTATGGCTATCAGGGGTGCTCCCGCTATCGGTGTTGCTGCTGCCTATGGGATGGCTCTGGCAGCAAGTACTATCAAAGAAAAAAATAAAACTATTTTTATCAATGAGTTAAGAAAAGCAAAAATTGAATTGTCAAAATCCAGGCCTACTGCGGTTAATTTATTTTGGGCTTTAGAAGAAATATGGAATTTAGTCGTCAGTTCAGATGAATCAATAGATGGTTTAAGAAAAAAAATATTGCTTAAAGCAGAAAGTTTAGCTGAACAGGATATTAAAACTAATTATCGTATTGGGGAAAATGGATTAATACTTTTTCAGGATGGAGATAGCATATTAACTCATTGTAATGCTGGATCACTGGCTACTGTTTTTTACGGTACTGCTTTAGGTGTTATACGTTCAGTTTTTAAAAAAAAGAAAAATATTAAAGTATATATAGATGAAACTCGTCCTGTTTTGCAAGGAGCCAGATTAACTGCCTGGGAACTTAAAATTGATAAAATACCTGTTACTCTTATATGTGATTCTGTGGCTGGATTTTTAATGTATCAGAGAAAAATTGATAAAGTTATTGTAGGAGCTGATCGAATTGCTATCAATGGTGATGTAGCAAATAAAATAGGTACCTATAGTATTTCTGAGTTAGCAAAAAACCATAGTATTCCTTTCTATGTAGCTGCTCCGATCTCAACCATTGATTTTAATATAGAAAATGGGAAAGATATACCAATTGAAGAAAGAGATTCCCTAGAAGTTACTAAAATTATGGATAAGAAAATTGCTCCAGACGATATTGCTGTATATAATCCGGCTTTTGATGTCACTCCCAATAAAAATATAACTGCAATTATTACTGAATTTGGTGTATTTAAACCGCCTTATAGGAAAACGTTAGGGTCTTTCTTAGCAAAATATATAAAAAAAGAAAAGGATTGGTGA
- a CDS encoding small multi-drug export protein, which produces MLYNLIKVGFLSTLPVTELRGAIPVGLNIYNLPVLPTYIFAVLGNIIPALFLLMYLKSFSEFLRKWPIFDIFFSWLFRRTGKYEKKYEKYGALFLFFFVAIPFPGTGVWTGSVAAFLFGIRFCYAFPMMVGGVVSAGIIVTLANMGIINLFT; this is translated from the coding sequence TTGTTATATAATTTGATTAAAGTCGGTTTTTTATCAACACTTCCAGTAACAGAGTTAAGAGGAGCGATACCTGTTGGTTTGAACATTTACAATTTACCGGTATTGCCAACCTATATATTTGCGGTATTAGGAAATATAATTCCGGCATTGTTTTTACTGATGTATCTAAAATCATTTTCTGAATTTTTAAGAAAATGGCCTATCTTTGATATATTTTTTTCTTGGTTATTTAGAAGAACTGGTAAATATGAAAAAAAATATGAAAAATATGGAGCATTATTTTTGTTCTTTTTTGTTGCCATTCCTTTTCCTGGAACAGGAGTTTGGACCGGTTCAGTAGCAGCTTTCTTATTTGGAATACGTTTCTGTTATGCTTTCCCAATGATGGTAGGAGGTGTGGTTAGTGCGGGAATAATTGTTACTCTGGCAAATATGGGTATCATTAATCTTTTTACTTAA
- a CDS encoding purine-nucleoside phosphorylase produces the protein MREILQKITESIQSIREYTKIKPELAIILGTGLGRLAEDIENSVLIPYDKIKNFPISTVPGHSGNLVMGKLEDKLVVAMQGRFHYYEGYSMQEITFPVRVMRELGAKIIIISNASGGMNRSFQRGDLMLIYDHINLMGDNPLIGPNDEKIGPRFPDMSEVYDKELISLSEEIALKDGIKLHKGVYAGLTGPMLETPAEYRMLIKIGADAVGMSTIPEVIVANHMNMRVLGISCITDLAIDGVVEKVHFQEILDAAAHSEPLMTHIVKKVIKNIVI, from the coding sequence ATGAGAGAAATTCTTCAAAAGATTACAGAAAGCATCCAATCAATCAGAGAATATACTAAAATCAAACCAGAACTTGCCATTATCCTTGGTACTGGATTAGGCAGACTTGCCGAGGATATCGAAAATAGTGTGCTAATACCATATGATAAGATTAAAAATTTCCCTATTTCTACTGTTCCGGGACATAGTGGTAATCTGGTTATGGGCAAATTGGAAGATAAATTAGTAGTTGCAATGCAGGGTAGATTTCACTATTATGAAGGCTATAGTATGCAAGAAATAACCTTTCCAGTACGCGTAATGAGGGAATTGGGAGCCAAGATAATTATCATATCTAATGCGTCGGGAGGAATGAATCGCTCTTTTCAAAGGGGAGATTTAATGCTCATATATGATCATATTAATTTAATGGGTGATAATCCTTTGATTGGACCGAATGATGAAAAAATAGGTCCACGTTTTCCAGATATGTCTGAAGTATATGATAAAGAACTAATTTCCCTATCTGAGGAAATTGCTCTTAAAGATGGTATAAAATTGCACAAAGGAGTTTACGCAGGATTAACAGGACCAATGTTGGAGACTCCTGCAGAGTATAGAATGCTTATTAAAATTGGTGCTGATGCTGTAGGCATGTCAACAATTCCTGAAGTAATTGTAGCAAATCATATGAATATGCGAGTATTAGGTATTTCATGTATAACTGATTTAGCGATAGATGGAGTAGTAGAAAAGGTTCATTTTCAAGAAATATTAGATGCAGCTGCTCATTCAGAGCCTTTAATGACTCATATTGTAAAAAAGGTAATAAAGAATATTGTTATATAA
- the xerD gene encoding site-specific tyrosine recombinase XerD has protein sequence MNERFLNTDNNNQQKDLIESFLEYLTLERGLSSNTIISYRYDLLKYHEFIVNKKQLSFQDVNRDIVSQYYHYLYQINLSINSIFRNLIALKMFYRFLLSEGHIQNDLTRFIEFPRLQKKLPEALNLKELDKLLAERNFTGLLGKRDQAIIELLYATGMRVTELITLKRNDINLDHQLLKCIGKGNKERWIPFTDRAHSILTDYLQLIRPKLIKKEDSNRLFLNNNGKPITRQAIFYLIKNYARKSGIRKKVTPHTLRHTLATHLIENGADLRTVQEMLGHSDISTTQIYTHVSRKWIKEEYFKAFPRI, from the coding sequence ATGAATGAAAGATTTTTGAATACTGATAATAATAATCAACAAAAGGATTTAATAGAATCTTTTTTGGAATATCTAACACTAGAAAGAGGATTATCATCTAATACCATTATTTCCTATCGTTATGATTTGTTAAAGTACCATGAATTTATAGTAAATAAAAAACAACTATCTTTTCAAGACGTGAATAGAGATATTGTTTCTCAATATTATCATTATTTATATCAGATTAATTTATCTATTAATTCTATTTTTCGTAATTTAATTGCTTTGAAAATGTTTTATCGTTTTTTACTTTCTGAAGGGCATATACAGAATGATTTAACTAGATTTATCGAATTCCCTAGATTACAAAAAAAATTACCTGAAGCCTTGAATTTAAAAGAATTAGATAAACTTTTAGCTGAAAGAAATTTTACAGGACTGTTAGGAAAGAGAGATCAGGCTATCATTGAACTTTTATATGCTACTGGTATGAGAGTTACAGAATTAATAACACTTAAAAGGAATGATATTAATCTGGATCATCAATTATTAAAATGTATTGGTAAGGGAAATAAGGAAAGGTGGATTCCCTTTACCGATAGAGCACACAGTATCTTAACTGATTATCTTCAATTAATTAGACCAAAATTAATAAAAAAAGAGGATTCAAATAGATTGTTTTTAAATAATAATGGTAAACCCATCACTCGCCAGGCTATTTTCTATTTAATAAAGAATTATGCCAGGAAATCTGGAATTAGAAAGAAAGTAACGCCTCATACATTAAGGCATACCCTGGCTACTCATTTAATTGAGAATGGAGCAGACTTAAGAACAGTACAGGAGATGTTAGGACATTCGGATATTTCAACGACTCAGATATACACTCATGTGAGTAGAAAGTGGATTAAAGAAGAATATTTTAAGGCTTTTCCTAGGATATAG